From Staphylothermus hellenicus DSM 12710, a single genomic window includes:
- a CDS encoding ABC transporter ATP-binding protein, whose protein sequence is MADVELRNVTKRFGKTVAVDNVSFKVYDKEFFVLLGPSGSGKTTTLRIIAGLEDPDEGEVLIDGKVVNDIPPHKRDIAMVFQNYALYPHMTVYKNLSFPLENMGLSKTEIDRRVKAVAEMLHISHLLDRKPSQLSGGEQQRVALGRALVRRPKVFLMDEPLSNLDAKLRVYMRAQLKRMQKELGITTIYVTHDQAEAMTMADRIAVMNKGKILQIGRPYDLYNKPANLFVAGFIGSPPMNFFDAVFKAVNNEYILDAGEFTLELDKEIGRIILEKLDNKTDVIVGIRPEHIDIVHEKGENTIEAEVYVIEPLGAQTVIDVKIGDHIFKILMKGQLEYRIGEKILMRPQINRIHVFKKTGETII, encoded by the coding sequence ATGGCTGATGTAGAGTTAAGAAATGTGACCAAGAGGTTTGGAAAAACAGTTGCTGTAGATAATGTATCCTTCAAAGTATATGATAAAGAATTCTTTGTATTATTGGGTCCCAGTGGTAGTGGTAAAACGACGACACTTAGGATTATTGCTGGGCTTGAAGATCCTGATGAAGGAGAGGTTTTAATAGATGGTAAAGTTGTGAATGATATTCCTCCACATAAGAGAGATATTGCTATGGTTTTCCAAAACTATGCATTATATCCACACATGACCGTTTATAAGAACTTATCCTTTCCACTAGAAAACATGGGTTTAAGCAAAACAGAAATCGATCGTAGGGTTAAAGCTGTTGCCGAGATGCTTCATATAAGCCACCTACTCGATCGTAAACCATCTCAATTATCAGGAGGAGAACAGCAGAGAGTTGCTTTGGGAAGAGCACTTGTTAGAAGACCAAAAGTTTTCTTAATGGATGAGCCCCTCAGCAATCTTGACGCCAAATTAAGAGTATATATGCGAGCACAGCTTAAAAGAATGCAGAAAGAACTAGGAATAACAACTATTTATGTAACACATGACCAAGCAGAAGCTATGACCATGGCTGATAGAATAGCAGTTATGAATAAAGGCAAAATATTGCAAATTGGTAGACCTTATGATCTCTACAATAAACCTGCAAACCTCTTCGTAGCTGGATTCATTGGTTCGCCTCCAATGAACTTTTTTGACGCAGTCTTCAAAGCGGTAAATAATGAATACATACTGGATGCTGGCGAGTTTACATTAGAATTAGATAAGGAAATAGGTAGGATTATCCTGGAAAAACTAGATAATAAAACAGATGTAATTGTTGGTATAAGACCTGAACACATAGACATAGTTCATGAAAAAGGAGAAAATACTATTGAAGCCGAAGTATACGTTATTGAGCCCCTAGGAGCACAAACAGTAATAGATGTAAAAATAGGAGACCACATATTCAAAATTCTTATGAAAGGACAACTTGAATATAGAATAGGGGAGAAAATCCTAATGAGACCCCAGATCAATAGGATCCATGTATTCAAGAAAACTGGTGAAACCATAATATAA
- a CDS encoding DNA topoisomerase IV subunit A — MVISSIDKLARDKSIEILRKKFRSLAKRIIEGKRPVLVMPKRILSNTIYDEKNKLLLLGPEMQRRSFLDVNEARKFMQTLLMASIIYEALANNEYPTIRDLYYRGKHTIIYRDLHGRTHHENTWDEQRESDSVIRDLEVYLGVLREEMLILSKEKGKVVGNLVIKSGDDTIDLSKMGHGAYSIEPTPDLIEFKDVDAEYVLVVEKDAVFQQLHRHGFWKKQKAILITSAGQPDRATRRFVRRLNEELKLPIYILADADPYGWYIYSVFKIGSITLSYESERLATPSAKFIGVTMTDVFGDEIIRKKIKDLKSIKTISSSTLRKLPRKKPYLTEQERRNYIIKAKPKDIERAIELIGYDVAKACLDNKELIKNKKLKDKIKKKEGLAGYPWFRTPEWIRELCIFFKTLSKLEIEAMASKGLKFLADKYIPEKISVGDWID, encoded by the coding sequence ATGGTTATTTCCAGCATTGATAAGCTCGCGCGAGATAAAAGCATTGAGATATTAAGGAAGAAATTTAGATCATTGGCTAAGAGAATAATTGAAGGTAAGAGACCAGTATTAGTTATGCCGAAGAGAATACTGAGCAATACAATCTATGATGAGAAAAACAAACTGCTTCTTCTAGGACCAGAAATGCAGCGCAGAAGCTTCTTAGATGTAAATGAGGCAAGAAAATTTATGCAAACACTTCTAATGGCATCAATAATATATGAAGCACTAGCCAACAATGAATACCCAACAATACGTGATCTTTACTATAGAGGAAAACACACAATAATATATAGGGACCTACATGGTAGAACTCATCATGAAAACACATGGGATGAACAACGAGAATCTGATTCCGTAATCAGAGACTTAGAAGTATATCTAGGAGTACTAAGAGAAGAAATGCTCATACTAAGTAAGGAGAAAGGAAAAGTAGTCGGTAACCTAGTTATTAAAAGCGGAGACGACACAATTGATCTAAGTAAAATGGGTCATGGAGCATATTCTATAGAACCAACACCTGACCTAATAGAGTTCAAAGACGTAGATGCCGAATATGTATTAGTCGTTGAGAAAGATGCTGTCTTCCAACAACTACATCGACACGGTTTCTGGAAAAAACAAAAAGCAATACTAATAACGAGTGCTGGCCAACCAGATAGAGCAACCCGTAGATTTGTTAGAAGATTAAATGAAGAACTAAAACTACCAATATATATTCTAGCAGACGCTGATCCCTATGGATGGTATATTTATAGCGTATTCAAAATAGGATCAATAACATTATCATATGAAAGCGAAAGACTAGCAACACCAAGCGCTAAATTCATAGGTGTAACAATGACAGATGTATTCGGAGACGAGATCATTAGGAAAAAAATAAAGGATCTAAAATCAATCAAAACAATATCATCCTCCACACTACGGAAACTACCGAGAAAGAAACCATATCTAACAGAGCAAGAACGTAGAAACTATATTATTAAGGCAAAACCAAAAGATATTGAAAGAGCCATAGAACTAATAGGATACGATGTTGCTAAAGCATGTCTCGATAATAAAGAATTAATCAAGAATAAAAAATTAAAAGATAAAATAAAAAAGAAAGAGGGATTAGCAGGATATCCATGGTTTAGAACACCGGAATGGATCAGGGAACTATGCATATTCTTTAAAACACTATCAAAACTCGAAATAGAAGCTATGGCGAGCAAAGGCCTCAAATTCCTTGCAGACAAATACATACCTGAAAAAATCAGTGTAGGTGACTGGATAGATTAA